A genomic region of Kribbella sp. NBC_00382 contains the following coding sequences:
- a CDS encoding AMP-dependent synthetase/ligase, translated as MKPVADGPQLALLSNRKEHLAQMFLDRVAATPDREAFRAPTGDGGWRSVSWQETEVLVRRRAAGLVALGVEPEQRVGIAASTRLEWVQCYLASILAAAATTTIYPTTMAADVSYIVADAEVQVVFAEDASQVDKLRAHKSDTPSLHKIVLLDGEPDERDGDWVITLAALDALGAKQLEAEPSTVDDRIAQVRPEHLCTLVYTSGTTGRPKGVRLPHSVWTYEGAAVEGIRVLSPDDLQLLWLPLSHVFGQVLLAVQFQIGFATAIDGRVDKIVENAAAVQPTFMAAAPRVFEKAHGRIVTMMESEGGVKAKLFHWAFGVGSSVSALRQQGKEPGGVLAAQYALADKLVLSKIRARFGGRIRFFVSGSAALDKKLAEWFHAAGLLILEGYGLSETAAGSTLNRPDRYRLGSVGPIFPAAEFRIAEDGEILIKGPGVMSGYHNLPEQTAEVIDADGWFHTGDIGHFEDEFLFITDRKKDLFKTSGGKYVAPQVIEGRFKMICPYASQFLVHGNQRNFVSALVTLDPEAIQPWADANGLAGKSYAEIVTSSAAQKLVQGYVDELNAGLNRWETIKKFTILDRDLTVESGEMTPSLKLKRKYVETTYGDLLDKMYD; from the coding sequence ATGAAGCCCGTTGCCGACGGTCCCCAGCTCGCGTTGCTCAGCAACCGCAAGGAACACCTCGCGCAGATGTTCCTCGATCGCGTCGCCGCGACGCCCGACCGTGAAGCTTTCAGAGCCCCGACGGGCGACGGCGGCTGGCGGTCCGTCAGCTGGCAGGAGACCGAAGTCCTGGTACGCCGCCGCGCCGCGGGGCTGGTCGCGCTGGGGGTCGAGCCGGAACAGCGGGTCGGTATCGCCGCCAGCACCCGGCTCGAGTGGGTCCAGTGCTACCTCGCGTCGATCCTCGCGGCCGCCGCGACCACGACGATCTACCCGACGACGATGGCGGCTGACGTGTCGTACATCGTGGCGGACGCCGAAGTACAGGTCGTCTTCGCCGAGGACGCCAGCCAGGTCGACAAGCTGCGCGCCCACAAGTCGGACACCCCGTCGCTGCACAAGATCGTGCTGCTCGACGGCGAACCCGACGAGCGCGACGGCGACTGGGTGATCACGCTGGCTGCGCTGGACGCCTTGGGCGCGAAGCAGCTGGAGGCCGAGCCGTCGACGGTCGATGACCGGATCGCGCAGGTCCGGCCCGAGCATCTGTGCACGCTCGTCTACACGTCGGGGACGACCGGCCGGCCGAAGGGTGTGCGGCTGCCGCACTCGGTCTGGACGTACGAAGGCGCGGCGGTGGAGGGCATCCGAGTGCTGAGCCCGGACGACCTGCAGTTGCTGTGGCTGCCGCTGTCGCATGTCTTCGGGCAGGTGCTGCTGGCCGTACAGTTCCAGATCGGCTTCGCGACGGCGATCGACGGGCGGGTCGACAAGATCGTCGAGAACGCGGCGGCGGTCCAGCCGACGTTCATGGCGGCGGCGCCGCGCGTCTTCGAGAAGGCGCACGGGCGGATCGTGACGATGATGGAGTCCGAGGGCGGGGTCAAGGCCAAGCTGTTCCACTGGGCCTTCGGGGTCGGTTCTTCTGTGTCGGCGTTGCGGCAGCAAGGGAAGGAGCCTGGCGGCGTACTGGCTGCTCAGTACGCTCTTGCCGACAAGCTCGTCCTGTCGAAGATCCGGGCGCGGTTCGGTGGGCGGATCCGGTTCTTCGTGTCCGGGTCGGCTGCTTTGGACAAGAAGCTCGCGGAGTGGTTCCACGCTGCTGGGCTGTTGATCCTCGAGGGGTATGGGCTGTCGGAGACTGCGGCTGGGTCGACTTTGAACCGGCCGGATCGGTACCGGTTGGGTAGCGTCGGGCCGATCTTCCCGGCGGCGGAGTTCAGGATCGCCGAGGACGGCGAGATCCTGATCAAGGGTCCTGGGGTGATGAGCGGCTATCACAACCTGCCGGAGCAGACGGCCGAGGTGATCGATGCCGACGGGTGGTTCCATACCGGGGACATCGGGCACTTCGAGGACGAGTTCCTCTTCATCACGGACCGGAAGAAGGACCTCTTCAAGACGTCTGGCGGGAAGTATGTCGCTCCGCAGGTGATCGAGGGGCGCTTCAAGATGATCTGCCCGTACGCCAGCCAGTTCCTTGTCCACGGCAACCAACGCAACTTCGTCAGCGCCCTGGTGACGCTCGACCCTGAAGCGATCCAGCCGTGGGCTGACGCGAACGGCCTGGCGGGGAAGTCGTACGCCGAGATCGTCACCTCTTCTGCCGCGCAGAAGCTCGTCCAGGGCTATGTCGACGAGTTGAACGCCGGCCTCAACCGCTGGGAAACCATCAAGAAATTCACCATCCTCGACCGCGACCTGACGGTAGAGAGCGGCGAGATGACCCCCAGCCTCAAGCTGAAGCGCAAGTACGTCGAGACGACCTACGGAGACCTCCTCGACAAAATGTACGACTAA
- a CDS encoding alpha/beta hydrolase fold domain-containing protein produces the protein MALPYPTQPGDVDHMITNDHAAVNRLFEHIEAGRGDRQVLADQICFQVALHADAEERTFYPELQRLGRNDDAEELIAEHAEVKDLVKTVERTEPGEPEFERALAAIIKDIREHANEEETIFLPEMRYGAGAERMAELGEEFLAAKRTAPTYSHPAGPSSGLGHKLADAGAAVIDKLRDKASGRIHVLGTDASGLLDPQAQRLIDTFAGLDPKPLEILKPEQARRQPTLVDAVHKILEADGKSTDPEPVGSVEDINLLGTAGGELPVRIYQPEGAGSAPLPVILWIHGGGFVLYDVDTYDASCRGLVNKTGAIVVSPEYRRAPENVFPAAHDDVLATYRWLQTNASQLGGDPARIAIGGESVGGTLAAATSLQLQEAGEPLPVAQVLVYPLTTAEQWGDSFADAADARPLNRPLLSWMAMHAFHGVPEAATDPRIALLDLSKEELAGLPATLVITDERDVLRSQGEQFATNLETAGVAVTSSRYDGMMHEFFGAAAVLDKAQQAQQEAADHFTTAFRTS, from the coding sequence ATGGCACTGCCTTACCCGACCCAACCCGGCGACGTCGACCACATGATCACCAACGACCATGCCGCGGTGAACCGGCTTTTCGAGCACATCGAGGCTGGTCGTGGCGACCGACAGGTCCTCGCCGATCAGATCTGCTTCCAGGTCGCCCTGCACGCCGATGCGGAAGAGCGCACCTTCTACCCCGAACTCCAGCGCCTCGGCCGCAACGACGACGCCGAGGAGCTGATCGCCGAGCACGCGGAGGTCAAGGACCTCGTCAAGACCGTCGAACGGACCGAGCCGGGCGAGCCCGAGTTCGAGCGGGCGCTTGCCGCCATCATCAAGGACATTCGCGAGCACGCCAACGAGGAAGAGACGATCTTCCTGCCAGAAATGCGCTACGGCGCCGGCGCCGAGCGAATGGCCGAACTGGGCGAGGAGTTCCTCGCGGCGAAACGCACAGCACCGACCTACTCCCACCCGGCCGGGCCGTCGAGCGGCCTCGGCCACAAGCTGGCCGACGCAGGTGCGGCAGTAATCGACAAGCTACGCGACAAGGCGAGCGGGCGAATCCACGTCCTCGGAACCGATGCCTCCGGCCTGCTCGACCCACAAGCGCAGCGACTCATCGACACTTTCGCCGGTCTCGACCCGAAGCCGCTCGAGATCCTCAAACCCGAGCAAGCCCGCCGCCAGCCCACCTTGGTCGACGCCGTCCACAAGATCCTTGAAGCTGATGGCAAGTCGACTGATCCCGAGCCGGTCGGGTCGGTCGAAGACATCAATCTGCTCGGCACCGCCGGCGGCGAGCTGCCGGTCAGGATCTACCAGCCCGAAGGTGCCGGATCGGCACCGTTGCCGGTGATCCTCTGGATCCACGGTGGCGGGTTCGTCCTGTACGACGTGGACACCTACGACGCTTCCTGCCGCGGACTGGTGAACAAGACCGGCGCGATCGTCGTGTCGCCCGAGTACCGACGGGCACCCGAGAACGTGTTCCCGGCCGCTCACGACGACGTACTCGCTACCTACCGCTGGCTCCAGACCAACGCCAGCCAACTCGGTGGCGATCCGGCCCGGATCGCCATCGGTGGCGAGTCGGTCGGCGGAACACTCGCCGCGGCGACCTCCCTGCAATTGCAGGAGGCCGGCGAACCTCTGCCTGTCGCCCAGGTGCTGGTCTATCCGCTGACGACAGCTGAGCAGTGGGGTGACTCGTTCGCGGACGCGGCCGATGCCCGGCCGCTGAACAGGCCGCTCCTATCGTGGATGGCCATGCACGCCTTCCACGGCGTACCGGAAGCAGCCACCGATCCCCGGATCGCCTTGCTAGACCTCAGCAAGGAGGAGCTGGCAGGACTCCCCGCAACGCTCGTGATCACCGACGAACGCGACGTACTACGCAGCCAGGGCGAGCAGTTCGCCACGAACCTGGAGACAGCCGGCGTTGCAGTCACCAGCAGCCGCTACGACGGCATGATGCACGAGTTCTTCGGCGCCGCCGCAGTACTCGACAAGGCCCAACAGGCCCAGCAAGAGGCCGCCGACCACTTCACCACCGCCTTCCGCACCAGCTAG
- a CDS encoding cupin domain-containing protein, with protein sequence MDEFATADAAEGGPVPDALKALFNDPDGVKVQPLPCALPDEKSMGVHFSAGARTVPHRHEHGQHLVITEGVGIVADENAVHVVRAGDVITNPPGGWHWHGATPTTAMSHVTVEGEDAGLDLEVEQRDWETSYPSDLGT encoded by the coding sequence ATGGATGAGTTCGCCACTGCCGACGCTGCTGAAGGCGGCCCGGTCCCGGATGCGCTGAAGGCCCTGTTCAACGATCCCGACGGTGTGAAGGTCCAGCCGCTGCCCTGTGCGCTGCCCGACGAGAAGTCGATGGGCGTGCACTTTTCGGCCGGCGCGCGCACCGTGCCGCATCGCCACGAGCATGGTCAGCACCTCGTCATCACCGAAGGCGTCGGCATCGTCGCCGACGAAAACGCCGTTCACGTGGTGCGAGCGGGCGATGTGATCACCAATCCCCCCGGAGGCTGGCACTGGCACGGCGCCACCCCCACGACGGCGATGTCGCATGTCACCGTCGAGGGCGAAGACGCCGGTCTGGATCTCGAGGTCGAGCAACGCGACTGGGAGACCTCCTACCCCTCGGATCTCGGCACCTGA